One Lysinibacillus sp. OF-1 DNA segment encodes these proteins:
- a CDS encoding ribose-phosphate diphosphokinase — protein sequence MPYHYANSQLKIFSLNSNNPLAQEIAQEMGVELGKSSVKHFSDGEVQISIEESIRGCDVFIVQSTSAPVNEHLMELLIMVDAVKRASARTVNVVMPYYGYARQDRKAKAREPITAKLVANLLETAGATRVIVLDLHAPQIQGFFDILIDHLMAVPLLSDYFKSKGIPDDEIVIVSPDHGGVTRARKMAERLKAPIAIIDKRRPKPNVAEVMNIVGNVDGKVAILIDDIIDTAGTITIGADALRAAGAKEVYACCSHPVLSGPAIERIENSSIKELVVTNTIQLPAEKKSPKITELSVAKLMADAISRVYENKSVSTLFD from the coding sequence ATGCCGTATCATTATGCAAACTCACAATTAAAAATATTTTCACTTAATTCCAATAATCCATTAGCTCAAGAAATTGCGCAGGAAATGGGCGTTGAATTAGGTAAATCTTCTGTTAAGCACTTCAGCGATGGAGAAGTTCAAATTAGCATTGAAGAAAGTATTCGTGGTTGTGATGTGTTTATCGTGCAGTCTACTTCTGCACCAGTAAACGAACATTTAATGGAGCTTTTAATTATGGTAGATGCAGTTAAACGTGCGTCTGCTCGTACAGTAAACGTTGTAATGCCTTATTATGGTTATGCACGCCAAGACCGTAAAGCAAAGGCGCGTGAGCCAATTACAGCTAAATTAGTGGCTAACCTACTTGAGACTGCTGGTGCAACACGTGTTATCGTATTAGATTTACACGCACCTCAAATCCAAGGTTTCTTCGATATCTTAATTGACCACTTAATGGCGGTACCATTACTATCTGATTACTTCAAATCTAAAGGTATTCCAGATGATGAAATCGTGATTGTTTCACCAGACCATGGTGGGGTAACACGTGCTCGTAAAATGGCTGAACGATTAAAAGCACCGATTGCAATTATTGACAAACGTCGTCCGAAACCAAATGTTGCGGAAGTTATGAACATTGTTGGTAATGTTGATGGTAAAGTGGCAATCTTGATTGATGATATTATTGATACAGCAGGTACAATTACAATTGGTGCCGATGCTTTACGTGCTGCTGGCGCTAAAGAAGTTTATGCTTGCTGCTCACACCCTGTATTATCTGGCCCAGCGATTGAACGTATTGAAAACTCTTCTATTAAAGAATTAGTTGTGACAAATACAATTCAGTTGCCAGCAGAGAAAAAATCGCCTAAAATTACGGAGCTTTCTGTAGCTAAATTAATGGCTGATGCTATTTCTCGTGTTTATGAAAACAAATCTGTAAGTACTCTATTTGATTAA
- the rsmA gene encoding 16S rRNA (adenine(1518)-N(6)/adenine(1519)-N(6))-dimethyltransferase RsmA — MHKDIATPIRTQEILKKYGFSFKKSLGQNFLIDPNILRNIVSHANLTENSGAIEVGPGIGALTEHLARSAKKVVSFEIDQRLLPVLEDTLSPYNNVSIIHSDILKADVAKIIAEEMPGIEDIMVVANLPYYVTTPILMKLLNDRLPIRGFVVMMQKEVADRITAKPGTKEYGSLSIAIQYYVKADIAMTVPKTVFMPQPNVDSAVIRLIKHDEPPVKVIDEDFLFVVTRASFVQRRKTIYNNLQAGLPNGKAQKEQILQALEAATIEPTRRGETLTIQEFGKLADALYPVFAK, encoded by the coding sequence ATGCATAAGGATATTGCAACACCAATTCGTACACAGGAAATTTTAAAAAAGTATGGATTTTCATTTAAAAAAAGCTTAGGACAAAACTTTTTAATTGATCCTAATATTTTACGAAATATTGTAAGTCACGCAAATTTAACGGAAAATAGTGGCGCAATTGAAGTTGGTCCTGGTATTGGTGCCCTAACAGAGCATTTGGCGAGAAGTGCCAAAAAGGTTGTTTCCTTTGAAATTGATCAACGTTTATTACCTGTGCTAGAAGACACACTTAGTCCATATAATAATGTGTCTATTATCCACTCTGACATTCTTAAAGCAGATGTTGCAAAGATTATTGCGGAGGAAATGCCAGGTATTGAAGATATTATGGTCGTTGCCAATCTACCGTATTATGTTACTACCCCAATCTTAATGAAATTGCTAAATGACCGATTACCAATCCGAGGTTTTGTTGTCATGATGCAAAAAGAGGTGGCTGATCGTATAACGGCTAAGCCTGGAACGAAGGAATATGGTTCATTATCTATTGCGATTCAGTATTATGTTAAGGCTGATATTGCTATGACTGTACCAAAAACAGTGTTTATGCCACAACCAAATGTCGATTCAGCGGTTATTCGGCTCATCAAGCATGACGAGCCACCAGTAAAAGTAATAGATGAGGATTTTTTATTTGTTGTGACTCGAGCATCTTTTGTTCAAAGAAGAAAAACAATCTACAATAATCTGCAAGCTGGTTTACCAAATGGGAAGGCACAAAAGGAACAAATTTTACAGGCATTAGAGGCAGCTACAATTGAGCCAACTCGTCGAGGAGAAACACTTACTATTCAAGAGTTTGGAAAATTAGCCGATGCACTATATCCTGTGTTTGCAAAGTAA
- the purR gene encoding pur operon repressor gives MKWKRSERLVDMTYYLLEHPHQLIPLTYFSELYQSAKSSISEDLTIVKETFEEKGIGLLMTVPGAAGGVKYIPKMSEAEVRLVIQDLKAELEHSDRLLPGGYLFMTDLLGNPDLINRVGKVFASAFADQQIDVIMTVATKGISIAHAIARHLNVPVVVVRRDSKVTEGSTVSINYVSGSSRRIQTMVLSKRSMKSGQRVLITDDFMKVGGTMNGMKNLLEEFDCQLAGIAVLVEAEHADETLVDDYYSLVKLHEVNEKDRTIALSEGNYFSKRGHDK, from the coding sequence ATGAAATGGAAGCGTAGTGAACGACTAGTTGATATGACGTACTACTTACTAGAACATCCACATCAGCTGATCCCGCTAACTTATTTTTCAGAACTATATCAATCTGCGAAGTCATCCATTAGTGAGGATTTAACGATTGTAAAGGAAACATTCGAAGAAAAAGGAATCGGGTTATTGATGACAGTGCCAGGTGCTGCTGGAGGAGTAAAGTATATTCCGAAGATGTCCGAGGCAGAAGTACGTTTAGTCATTCAGGATTTAAAGGCAGAGCTTGAACATTCAGATCGATTGTTACCAGGCGGTTACTTATTTATGACAGATTTGCTAGGAAACCCAGATTTAATAAATCGTGTAGGGAAGGTCTTTGCTTCTGCCTTTGCAGATCAACAAATTGATGTCATAATGACTGTAGCAACTAAGGGGATATCCATTGCCCATGCCATTGCAAGACATTTAAATGTACCAGTAGTAGTTGTGAGAAGAGACAGTAAAGTAACTGAGGGCTCTACAGTTAGCATTAACTATGTGTCTGGTTCTTCCAGAAGAATTCAGACAATGGTATTATCAAAAAGAAGCATGAAGAGTGGACAACGTGTGTTAATTACTGACGACTTTATGAAGGTCGGTGGTACTATGAACGGCATGAAAAATCTATTAGAGGAATTTGACTGTCAGCTAGCAGGCATCGCGGTGCTTGTGGAGGCTGAGCATGCCGACGAAACTTTAGTAGATGATTATTATTCACTTGTAAAGCTTCATGAAGTGAACGAAAAAGATCGTACAATTGCATTAAGTGAAGGTAACTATTTTTCTAAAAGGGGACATGACAAATGA
- the ispE gene encoding 4-(cytidine 5'-diphospho)-2-C-methyl-D-erythritol kinase produces MLYVKAPAKINLTLDVLYKRPDNFHEVEMVMTTVDLADRISLESREDGVIQIISTDNFVPNDHRNFAYQAARLIKDTYGIRQGVSITIEKEIPIAAGLAGGSSDAAATLKGLNELWDLGLSIDELAELGAKIGSDVSFCVYGGTALATGRGEKIAELPAPPNCWVVLAKPKIGVSTAEVYGGLKVEGLKHPNTKQMIQAIETKDYELLCSSLGNVLETVTFNLHPEVVMLKEQMKRFGADATLMSGSGPTVFGLVDSEARVSRIYNGLRGFCEEVYAVRILGERNTLA; encoded by the coding sequence ATGCTTTATGTAAAGGCGCCTGCAAAAATCAATTTAACATTAGATGTACTTTATAAAAGGCCAGATAATTTTCACGAAGTAGAGATGGTTATGACAACTGTCGATTTAGCTGATCGTATCAGTCTTGAATCTCGAGAAGACGGTGTTATTCAAATTATTTCAACAGATAATTTTGTACCAAATGATCATCGTAATTTTGCGTATCAGGCAGCGCGTCTCATTAAAGATACATACGGCATTAGGCAAGGTGTATCCATTACTATTGAAAAGGAAATACCCATTGCGGCTGGACTTGCAGGTGGCAGTAGTGATGCAGCAGCTACATTAAAGGGACTAAATGAGCTTTGGGATTTAGGGTTATCGATAGATGAATTAGCGGAGCTGGGTGCTAAAATTGGCTCGGATGTTTCGTTTTGTGTCTATGGTGGCACAGCACTCGCTACAGGCCGTGGAGAAAAAATAGCTGAATTACCAGCCCCTCCAAACTGTTGGGTTGTATTAGCAAAGCCTAAAATTGGCGTGTCAACGGCTGAGGTATATGGGGGTCTTAAGGTTGAAGGGTTGAAACATCCAAATACCAAGCAAATGATACAAGCGATAGAAACAAAAGATTATGAGCTATTATGTTCTTCATTAGGAAATGTTTTGGAAACTGTAACATTTAACTTACATCCAGAAGTTGTGATGTTAAAAGAACAAATGAAACGCTTTGGTGCAGATGCTACGTTAATGAGTGGAAGCGGCCCGACTGTGTTTGGACTAGTTGATAGTGAAGCTCGTGTTAGTCGCATTTATAATGGTTTACGTGGTTTTTGTGAGGAAGTTTATGCAGTGCGAATTTTAGGTGAGCGGAATACGCTTGCTTAG
- a CDS encoding anti-sigma-F factor Fin, with translation MSVRYRCRHCEVEIGTLPFDADDTIRKLHIFELGEADDYVEKDQHGQTTVHCICEQCEDSLKQYPDYHALNKWIQ, from the coding sequence ATGTCAGTTCGCTACCGATGTCGGCATTGTGAAGTAGAAATAGGGACACTACCATTTGATGCAGATGATACAATTCGAAAATTGCATATTTTTGAATTGGGAGAAGCAGATGATTATGTTGAGAAAGATCAACATGGACAAACGACTGTGCACTGCATTTGTGAGCAATGTGAGGATTCGCTGAAACAATATCCAGATTATCACGCACTCAATAAATGGATTCAATAA
- the veg gene encoding biofilm formation stimulator Veg: MPKTLADIKKSLDCHLGKRLQLKANGGRKKTVECAGILRETYRAIFVVELDQEDNTCKRVSYSYTDILTEAVEITFLDEAKAAVAK; the protein is encoded by the coding sequence ATGCCAAAAACTTTAGCGGACATTAAAAAGTCGTTGGATTGTCATTTGGGTAAACGTTTGCAATTAAAAGCAAATGGTGGTCGCAAGAAAACGGTTGAGTGTGCAGGGATATTACGTGAGACATATCGCGCTATCTTTGTAGTAGAGCTCGATCAAGAAGACAATACGTGCAAGCGCGTATCGTATAGCTACACAGATATTTTAACTGAAGCAGTAGAGATTACATTTTTAGACGAAGCAAAAGCTGCTGTCGCAAAATAG
- the glmU gene encoding bifunctional UDP-N-acetylglucosamine diphosphorylase/glucosamine-1-phosphate N-acetyltransferase GlmU: MSNIFAVILAAGQGTRMKSKLYKVLHPVCGKPMVQHVVDHIQTLDVNRIVTVVGHGAEKVQQQLGDKSEYVLQAEQLGTAHAVQQAEAILGNEEGTTLVVCGDTPLIRPETMQALFEHHQAKNAKATILTAIAENPTGYGRILRGDNGQVEQIVEQKDASAEQQLVKEINTGTYCFDNKLLFETLKLVKNDNAQGEYYLPDVIEILQKQGDIVEAYVTDDFEETLGVNDRVALSQAETLMRTRINEKHMRNGVTIIHPETTHISADAVIGRDTVIQPGSMIEGATVIGEDCIIGPNTQIVDSRIGDRTTVHSSVVRESAIADDTAIGPFAHIRPLSDIGSHVKIGNFVEVKKSKLDNDTKVSHLSYIGDAEIGSNVNIGCGSITVNYDGKNKFKTIIEDDVFVGCNTNLVAPVKVGKGSFIAAGSTITKEVPEDALAIARARQENKPNYVSKLNSK; encoded by the coding sequence ATGAGCAATATTTTTGCTGTCATTTTGGCTGCAGGTCAAGGTACACGTATGAAGTCCAAATTATATAAAGTGCTCCATCCAGTATGTGGGAAACCAATGGTGCAACATGTGGTGGATCATATTCAAACGTTAGATGTAAATCGCATTGTAACGGTTGTTGGACATGGTGCAGAGAAAGTGCAACAACAGCTTGGAGATAAAAGCGAGTATGTTCTGCAGGCCGAACAGCTAGGTACAGCTCATGCTGTTCAACAAGCTGAGGCTATTTTAGGTAACGAAGAAGGAACTACATTAGTTGTATGTGGGGATACACCACTAATTCGTCCTGAAACAATGCAGGCTTTATTCGAACATCACCAAGCAAAGAATGCTAAAGCAACTATTTTAACAGCGATTGCGGAAAATCCAACTGGCTATGGTCGTATTTTACGTGGCGATAACGGACAGGTTGAGCAAATTGTTGAGCAAAAGGACGCTTCAGCAGAACAGCAATTAGTAAAAGAAATAAACACGGGCACATACTGCTTTGATAACAAATTGTTATTTGAAACATTGAAGCTTGTGAAAAATGACAATGCACAAGGTGAATATTATTTACCGGATGTCATTGAAATTTTACAAAAGCAAGGTGATATTGTTGAAGCTTATGTCACTGATGATTTTGAAGAAACATTAGGTGTCAATGATCGTGTAGCTTTGTCACAAGCTGAGACATTAATGCGTACGAGAATCAATGAAAAACATATGCGTAATGGTGTCACAATTATACATCCTGAAACAACGCATATTAGCGCAGACGCAGTTATTGGGCGCGATACGGTTATTCAACCAGGCTCAATGATTGAAGGTGCCACTGTTATCGGTGAAGATTGCATAATTGGACCAAATACTCAAATTGTAGATAGTCGTATTGGTGACCGCACAACTGTACATTCTTCTGTTGTACGTGAAAGCGCTATTGCGGATGATACAGCTATTGGGCCATTTGCTCATATTCGACCACTTTCAGACATCGGTAGCCATGTGAAAATTGGTAACTTTGTAGAAGTGAAGAAAAGCAAGCTAGATAATGACACGAAAGTATCACATTTAAGCTATATTGGTGATGCAGAAATAGGCAGTAACGTCAATATTGGCTGTGGTTCCATTACAGTAAATTATGATGGAAAAAACAAGTTCAAAACAATTATTGAAGATGATGTATTTGTAGGATGTAATACTAACTTAGTAGCACCAGTGAAAGTTGGAAAAGGTTCATTTATTGCAGCAGGTTCTACAATTACTAAAGAAGTTCCTGAAGACGCACTAGCAATAGCTCGTGCACGACAAGAAAACAAACCGAATTATGTAAGCAAATTAAATTCAAAATAA
- the spoVG gene encoding septation regulator SpoVG gives MEVTDVRLRRVQTDGRMRAIASITLDNEFVVHDIRVIDGNTGLFVAMPSKRTPDGEFRDIAHPINSDTRNKIQEIILNAYHNSSEIEETGKEEELEGIGV, from the coding sequence ATGGAAGTTACTGATGTGAGATTACGTCGAGTACAGACGGATGGTCGCATGCGTGCGATTGCTTCCATTACACTTGACAATGAGTTTGTTGTTCATGATATTCGTGTAATTGATGGAAATACTGGTTTATTCGTAGCTATGCCAAGTAAACGAACACCGGATGGGGAGTTTAGAGATATTGCCCATCCAATTAATTCTGACACTCGAAATAAAATTCAAGAGATCATTTTAAACGCCTATCATAACTCTAGCGAAATAGAGGAAACGGGCAAAGAGGAAGAATTAGAGGGTATTGGTGTGTAA
- a CDS encoding G5 and 3D domain-containing protein: MSNNSMKNLFLGSLRSKQAVIRIISLVLFVSVISFVLYQGTKKAVTLEANGETIEVSTHAKTVEQLLQDRNIDVAAHDKISPSLNTKIVNGLAIQWEQAKEVTISVDGNQSKVWTTETLVKDILKEANIEVSEHDSLAQGLDTELGAENKIDIQKAFQVALVDGVNKRQVWSTSTTVANFLKQQGIQLNEFDRVENNLEDVITPQSKIAVVRVEKVIDVVEDSLDFAVEKKQDASLQKGKQKVVATGEKGSISRTYEVVKENGKVVAKNLQAEAVLKEPKKQVVAVGTKTVVASAATVSRGSAEPASGKEFYVTATAYTPYCNGCTGTSATGINLRSNSGMKVIAVDPSVIKLGSKVWVEGYGTAIAGDTGGSIKGNKIDILVQTDAQARNWGRKKVRIKVLN, translated from the coding sequence ATGTCAAATAATTCCATGAAAAACTTGTTCTTAGGATCATTGAGGAGTAAGCAAGCAGTGATAAGAATTATTTCACTTGTCCTGTTTGTATCTGTAATCTCTTTCGTACTTTATCAAGGTACGAAAAAAGCCGTAACGCTTGAAGCAAACGGAGAAACAATCGAAGTTTCAACACATGCCAAAACTGTAGAACAATTATTACAAGATCGAAATATAGATGTAGCAGCGCATGATAAAATATCACCCTCTCTGAACACCAAAATTGTTAATGGATTAGCAATTCAATGGGAACAGGCAAAAGAAGTAACTATTTCAGTTGATGGAAATCAGTCAAAAGTTTGGACAACTGAAACACTAGTGAAAGACATTTTGAAGGAAGCAAATATTGAAGTATCTGAACACGACTCTTTAGCACAAGGTCTAGATACTGAACTAGGAGCAGAGAACAAAATCGATATTCAAAAAGCGTTTCAAGTAGCGCTTGTCGATGGCGTAAACAAAAGACAAGTATGGTCCACTTCGACTACGGTCGCTAACTTTTTAAAACAACAAGGAATTCAGTTAAATGAATTCGATCGTGTCGAAAATAACCTGGAGGACGTTATTACTCCACAGAGTAAAATCGCAGTAGTTCGCGTAGAAAAGGTTATCGATGTAGTGGAAGACTCTTTAGATTTCGCAGTTGAAAAGAAGCAGGATGCTTCATTGCAAAAGGGGAAACAAAAGGTAGTGGCAACGGGCGAGAAGGGCTCAATTTCTCGTACGTATGAAGTTGTCAAAGAAAATGGCAAGGTTGTAGCTAAAAACCTACAAGCAGAGGCAGTTTTAAAAGAGCCAAAAAAACAAGTCGTTGCAGTTGGCACAAAAACAGTCGTTGCAAGTGCAGCAACTGTGTCACGTGGTTCAGCAGAGCCAGCTAGTGGTAAAGAATTCTATGTAACGGCAACAGCTTATACACCATATTGCAACGGTTGTACTGGTACATCAGCAACTGGTATAAACTTGCGTTCAAATTCTGGTATGAAGGTAATCGCAGTTGACCCTTCTGTTATTAAATTAGGCTCAAAAGTATGGGTTGAAGGCTATGGTACAGCTATTGCTGGAGATACTGGTGGCTCAATTAAGGGTAATAAGATCGATATACTTGTACAAACAGATGCTCAGGCACGTAACTGGGGACGTAAGAAAGTGCGTATTAAAGTATTAAATTAA
- a CDS encoding 50S ribosomal protein L25/general stress protein Ctc, with amino-acid sequence MSTVLSVTRRETGHRSTLTQLRKGGAIPAVIYGYKLDSTPISIAAKDFKKSIQKNGQNSVFSLELEGKKVNAVVSEVQQCSLKDEVNHVDFLAINMAEELEADVPIKLLGQSVGVSEGGILMQPNLELKVKVKPAALPESIDVDISALKIGETLTVADIREKIPVEIISEDDYILVTVVAPPSVGEETTESVEEQV; translated from the coding sequence ATGAGTACAGTATTAAGTGTTACAAGGCGCGAAACTGGGCATCGTTCGACATTAACCCAACTTAGAAAAGGGGGAGCCATTCCTGCAGTTATTTACGGCTATAAGTTAGATTCAACCCCAATTTCTATTGCTGCGAAAGATTTTAAAAAATCCATTCAAAAAAATGGGCAAAATAGTGTGTTTTCACTAGAGTTAGAGGGGAAAAAAGTGAATGCTGTTGTGTCAGAGGTACAGCAATGTTCATTGAAAGATGAAGTAAATCATGTCGACTTTTTAGCTATTAATATGGCTGAAGAGTTAGAAGCTGATGTTCCGATTAAATTACTTGGTCAGTCAGTTGGAGTAAGTGAGGGCGGTATTTTAATGCAGCCTAACTTAGAATTGAAAGTGAAAGTAAAACCTGCGGCGTTACCTGAATCAATTGATGTTGATATTTCAGCATTGAAAATCGGGGAAACCCTAACGGTAGCAGATATTCGTGAAAAAATACCTGTTGAAATCATCAGTGAAGATGACTATATATTAGTAACCGTTGTGGCGCCTCCTTCTGTAGGGGAAGAGACTACAGAAAGTGTGGAAGAGCAAGTATAA
- a CDS encoding small, acid-soluble spore protein, alpha/beta type — protein sequence MPRKGIMSPRLKEEIAKELGFYDVVQKEGWGGIKARDAGNMVKRAIEMAERASNEQEHK from the coding sequence ATGCCTAGAAAAGGTATCATGTCACCTCGATTAAAAGAAGAGATCGCAAAAGAGCTTGGATTTTATGATGTTGTGCAAAAGGAAGGCTGGGGCGGCATAAAAGCTCGAGATGCTGGTAATATGGTCAAACGTGCCATAGAAATGGCTGAACGGGCAAGTAATGAGCAAGAGCATAAGTAG
- the rnmV gene encoding ribonuclease M5, translated as MQIKEIIVVEGKDDTTAIKRAVQADTIETNGSAISEETLKRIQHAQEKRGVIVFTDPDYPGRRIRAIIEERVQGVKHAFLPKAKTIAKNGKGLGIEHAADDDIREALRHVYTPKQDVPNEDDITLEDLMTARLIGYPQSKQRRDRLGEILNIGATNGKQLHKRLKMFQITEQQFGAAVAQLDQEENDA; from the coding sequence TTGCAAATAAAAGAAATCATTGTCGTTGAAGGAAAAGATGATACGACAGCTATTAAGCGTGCCGTACAAGCAGATACTATAGAAACAAATGGATCTGCTATCTCTGAAGAAACATTGAAGCGAATCCAACATGCTCAAGAAAAGCGTGGTGTTATTGTATTTACGGATCCTGACTACCCAGGACGTCGAATACGTGCCATTATTGAAGAGCGTGTTCAAGGAGTGAAACATGCCTTTTTACCAAAAGCCAAAACAATTGCGAAGAATGGTAAAGGCTTGGGGATTGAGCATGCAGCTGACGATGATATACGGGAAGCATTACGACATGTCTATACCCCTAAACAAGATGTGCCAAATGAAGATGATATTACACTGGAAGATTTAATGACAGCGCGTTTGATTGGCTATCCACAATCAAAACAGCGACGTGATCGACTGGGAGAAATTTTAAATATTGGTGCTACAAACGGTAAACAGCTTCATAAAAGGTTAAAAATGTTTCAGATTACAGAACAGCAATTTGGTGCGGCGGTCGCACAGTTAGATCAGGAGGAAAATGATGCATAA
- a CDS encoding RidA family protein, translated as MKVVATTNAPAAIGPYSQGIIVNGMFYSSGQIPLTATGELVEGDITAQTNQVFANLKAVLAEAGTSLDHVVKTTVFMKDMNDFVAMNEVYAGHFDDHKPARSAVEVARLPKDVKVEIEVIAMVK; from the coding sequence ATGAAAGTAGTAGCAACAACAAATGCGCCAGCAGCCATCGGACCATATTCACAGGGGATTATTGTTAACGGTATGTTTTATAGCTCTGGTCAAATTCCATTAACAGCTACAGGTGAATTAGTGGAAGGCGATATTACTGCTCAAACAAATCAAGTGTTCGCTAATTTAAAAGCAGTTTTAGCGGAAGCTGGAACTTCTTTAGATCATGTTGTGAAAACAACGGTCTTTATGAAAGATATGAACGACTTTGTCGCAATGAATGAGGTTTATGCAGGCCATTTTGATGACCATAAACCAGCACGTTCAGCTGTAGAGGTAGCTCGTCTTCCGAAAGATGTAAAAGTAGAAATCGAAGTTATCGCAATGGTAAAATAA
- the pth gene encoding aminoacyl-tRNA hydrolase, which produces MKIIVGLGNPGKPYEHTRHNIGFDVIDALAEKWGTPLTNSKFNGMYTTVHRPEGKVLLVKPLTYMNLSGECVGPLMDYFDIDVEDLIVIYDDLDLETGKLRLRQKGSAGGHNGIKSLIQHLGTQEFNRIRVGISRPPAGMKVADYVLARFSKDDQGLIEEAIENSVNAVEASLSKPFLDVMNHFNASK; this is translated from the coding sequence ATGAAAATTATCGTTGGATTAGGAAATCCAGGTAAACCTTATGAACATACAAGACATAATATTGGCTTTGATGTTATTGATGCATTAGCAGAAAAATGGGGGACACCTTTAACAAACTCGAAATTTAATGGGATGTATACAACTGTACATCGACCTGAGGGAAAGGTTCTACTTGTTAAACCTTTAACATATATGAATTTATCAGGGGAATGTGTCGGTCCCCTTATGGATTATTTTGATATTGATGTAGAAGATTTGATTGTTATTTATGATGACTTAGATTTAGAAACAGGTAAATTACGTCTGCGACAAAAAGGAAGTGCAGGTGGTCATAACGGCATTAAATCCTTAATTCAGCATCTTGGTACTCAGGAATTTAATCGTATCCGAGTAGGGATTAGCCGCCCACCAGCTGGTATGAAGGTAGCAGACTATGTATTAGCAAGATTTTCAAAGGACGATCAAGGTCTTATTGAAGAAGCCATTGAAAATTCTGTAAATGCTGTTGAAGCATCTCTTTCAAAGCCATTTCTTGATGTGATGAATCACTTTAACGCTAGCAAATAG